Genomic window (Sulfurovum riftiae):
GATGCTTTCACCTCGGAGCAGTTCAGCCTTGAGAACCGTTCCTATCTTGTGATGACGATCATCTTTTTTGTCATGATGCTCAAAATGCTTCTGCTTCCCTATTTCATCTATACTATCGATACCCTTTCCGACCTTATCCCGGGTGCAATGTGCGGTGCCGGGGTGATCAAGGCGAATGGGTATGGGAACCCACTGTTGACGGTGAAGATCGTTGTGCTGTTCCTGAGCGGTCTATGGCTGAGTCTGAATGCCATCGACCTGAAAGCGAAGAACTACCCGTACGTCAGATTGAAATCGTGGCTGTTCATTGTCATTTTTGTATTGCTGAGTGTGGAATTCGCTTTGGACCTGCTCTATTTCACGCATATCGAGACCACCAATCCGGTCAGTTGCTGTTCCGTGATCTTCGGACAGAGCGGTGGGGCCAACGGACTTCCCCTGGGTCTGGATATACCGAAACTCCTTGTACTGTTCTATCTGCTTTTCGCTTTGACAGTGTTGACGATGATGACTGGTTTCACTGCTGTCAGCATCTTCTCCAGCCTGCTTTTCCTCATCGTCTCCTATTATGCTGTCGTCTATTTTTTCGGGACCTATATTTATGAACTCCCTACCCACCAATGCCCTTTCTGTATGCTGCAGGACCATTACTATTATGTGGGATACCTTATCTGGGGATCACTTCTTCTGGGGACGTTCTATGCACTTGACAGTGCTGTGATGCAGCTGTTCTTCAAACGGCCTTCGGAAAGACTAAAGAGAATTTCGTTACTATTTCTCAGCCTGTTCGTACTGCTGTGCAGTGCCTATGTGGGTATCTATTATCTAAAGAACGGAGTTTTGCTGTGAAAAAAATACTTATCAATATTGCGGTATTTGCAATGGTCATCGGTGTGATCGTCATACTGCTGCTTTCTTTTGGAAGTGACCAGGGCGCGAAATATGTCTACAAGCACAATACGGAACACAGGGTCATCGAGATCAAACCCAAAGAGTATCAGTGTTCCGAATGCAATATGGATATAGAGGATCTTGATTATGTGGTGGAGCTGATCGCCCAGAACGGCAATACCTATTTCTTCGATGATATCGGCTGTGTGGTACTCTGGCTCGAGAACCATTCTCCCAAGATCAACAAACTGATGGTCAAAACACTCGATACGCATCAATGGATAGAGGCGGAGAAAGCATGGTACAGCCGTACGGCACATACCCCCATGGGATACGGATTTGCCCCCTATGCTGAGAAAAAGGAGGGGTTCGTCCCCTATGAAGAGATGAAACTGCTGATGCTTCAGGGAAAGAACCTGCATGATCCATTCATCAAAAAACAGCTGCTTTCTCAGGAAGTAAGATAAGGTTTTATCATTTTTTTGCTATACTTGTACGTATTTTAAACACAATTAAGGAGAAATCAATGGCATTATTTGATGATGTAAAAGAAGTAGTTGTAGAGCAGCTAAATGTGAGCCCGGACGAGGTAAAAGAAGATTCTAAATTCGTAGAGGACCTTGGAGCGGACAGTCTTGATGTCGTTGAATTGGTAATGGCACTTGAAGAGAAATTCGATATCGAAATTCCTGATGATCAGGCAGAAGCGATCGCTACTGTCGGTGATGCGATCAAGTTCATCGAAAACGTATAACCCCTTCATCCCTTCGGGGATGTATAACGTATATCTCAGTCCATATTTTTATCGATTGATATATATCTTATTTAAGCAGAGACAGGAGAGCCAGTGAGAAGAGTAGTAGTGACAGGTCTGGGAATGGTCAATTCTTTGGGATTGGATAAAGAGAGTGCATTTGCAGCGATCAATGAAGGAAAATGCGGTATCAAAAGGATAGAACTTTTTGATGTCGAGGCATACTCTGCGCAGATTGCCGGTGAGATCGTGGGCTTTGACCCGACGACGGTCATGGATGCCAAAGAGACGAAAAAAGCAGACAGATTCATTCAACTCGGACTTAAAGCAGCTGCTGAAGCGATAGAAGATGCAAAGCTTCCTGAAGATGTCGACAGAGAGAGCTTTGGTGTCGCTTCCGCTTCAGGGATCGGCGGATTGCCCAATATCGAAAAGAATTCCATTGTCCTGAGTACCAGAGGCCCCAAAAGAATATCTCCATTCTTCATTCCCTCTTCGCTGGTCAATATGCTTGGTGGTTTCGTCTCTATCTATCAGAACCTGAAAGGGCCGAATCTCTCTTCAGTCACTGCCTGTGCAGCGGGAACACATGCCATTGGCGAAGCAGCGAAGTCCATTATTGTCGGTACAGCTGACAAGATGCTTGTTATCGGTGCGGAATCTGCGATCTGCGGCGCCGGTGTAGGCGGTTTTGCTGCTATGAAAGCACTTTCCACCAGAAACGATGATCCCCAGACCGCTTCCAGACCGTTCGATGCGGACCGTGACGGTTTTGTGATGGGTGAGGGTGCCGGTGCACTTGTGCTTGAAGTCTATGAAGATGCCGTAGCACGCGGTGCGACCATTTACGGCGAACTCATCGGATTTGGCGAGAGCGGTGATGCAAACCATATCACAACCCCGACCATGGACGGCCCACTTCGTGCAATGAAGATGGCATACAAAATGGCAGGTGAACCAAAAGTCGATTATGTCAATGCACACGGTACCTCCACACCGATCAATGACAAGAATGAGACCGCAGCGCTCAAAGAGCTTTTCGGCGGAAAAGAGAATTGCCCTCCGGTCAGTTCTACCAAAGGACAGATCGGACATTGTCTCGGTGCTGCCGGTGCCATTGAAGCGGTCATCTCTTTGATGGCGATGAGAGACGGTATTCTGCCTCCGACGATCAACTATACCACCCCTGATGAGAACTGTGATCTTGACTATGTGCCCAACGAAGCAAGAAAAGCGGACCTCAATGTGGTGATGAGCAACTCTTTCGGTTTTGGTGGTACAAACGGCGTAGTCATCTTCAAGAAAATATAAGGACGGCATATGGCAACTTATCTGGATTTTGAGAGTAAAATAGAGAAGCTACAGGAAGAGATCGTATCTGCTCATGCCATTGCCAACCTGGAAGCTGTGGAGAAATACCAGAAAGAGCTTGAAAAAGAGGTAGAGAAGACCTTTGGTTCTTTGAGTGACTATCAGAAACTTCAGCTTGCACGCCATCCGGACAGACCTTATTCGCTGGATTATATCAAGCTGCTGATGGATGATGCCTACGAGATCCATGGGGACCGTGCTTTCCGTGATGACCCTGCCATTTTGTGCTATATCGGATGGATCGGCGGTCAGAAGACTATGCTGATCGGTGAGCAGAAAGGGCGCGGTGTCAAGAACAAGATCAAGAGAAACTTCGGTATGCCAAATCCTGAAGGGTACAGAAAAGCACTTCGTGCTGTAAGGCTGGCCGAGAAGTTCAACATTCCTGTACTGATGCTCATTGACACTCCGGGTGCCTATCCCGGGCTGGGTGCTGAAGAGCGTGGCCAGAGCGAAGCGATCGCCAGAAACCTGTTTGAATTCGCTGCAACAAAGGTACCGATGATCTCTATCGTGATCGGTGAAGGCGGATCGGGTGGGGCACTTGCCATCGGTGTTGCGGACAAACTTGCCATGATGCGTTACTCGGTCTTCTCCGTCATCTCCCCTGAGGGCTGTTCTGCGATCCTGTGGAACGACTCCTCCAAGGTAGAGACGGCTACCAAAGCACTGAAGATCACACCAAGCGACCTGCTTGAGCACAAGCTCATCGATGATGTCCTGGACGAGCCGCTCATCGGTGCGCACCGTGACAAGGTCACTGCTGCAGAAGCGATCAAAAAATACTATCTTGAACAGGTGGCAGCACTCAAAGCACTTCCTGTCGATGAGATGCTCGATCAGCGTTATAAACGTTTGACCGCAGTCGGCGCTTTTTCCGAATAAACCTCCATGCTGCATGATATAGCTGCCACCTTGGTGCAATATATCGGGGACATGGGCTATTGGGGCATCTTTCTTCTGATGTTCCTTGAAAGTACTTTTTTTCCTTTTCCCAGTGAGATCATCATGATACCGGCAGGCTATCTTGCGTACAAAGGCGAGATGAATGTCTACCTTGTTGTCATTATAGGGATACTCGGCTCAGTCAGTGGGGCACTTTTCAACTACTATCTTGCGATGCATTTTGGCAGAAAATTCCTTTTGAAATACGGAAAATATTTTTTCATCAAAGAGGAAACGCTCGATAAACTCGAAGCCTTCTTCACCAGACACGGCGAACTCTCCACCTTCAACGGTAGGCTGATCCCAGGTATCCGTCAGCTCATCTCGCTTCCCGCAGGCCTGGCGAAGATGAATATCGTGAAATTCTCACTCTATTCCGCTCTGGGTGCAGGGATCTGGGTGGTTGTACTGGTCTCTCTTGGCTATCTTCTCGGATCGAATGAAGAGCTGATCTCCGAATACCTGCATACTGCAACGATCATTGCACTGATATCTGTTGTCTTCATTACGCTTTTTTATATTATCCGAAACAAAAGGAAAAAAGAGATACTCGGAGAGTAGATTGACTCCTCCGGTTTATAGTACCCAAGCCACATATTTCTTTTTTTTGATCTTCACTTTCTTCAGTGCCTTAAAGACTCTGTCCACAACTGTATGATGCAATGCTATATAGGATTTTGTATCGGTAATGGTGATCTTTCCTATCTGTGAATTCTCTATACCTATCTCCTTGCAGAATGTACCCAGTATGTCACCGGCGCGGAGTTTTGTCTTCTTTCCTCCGTTAAGACAGAGTGTATCGAAATTGGAGATCATCTTGAATGTTGCATCTACACGCAGCTCTTTGGCTTCCGCTTTTTGTGCCTGGGATGTGATCCAGGAGCACTTCTCGCTGTCTCTCGGACCGTAGAAGGAGATCGCCATACCGGTAGCATCGGCACGTCCTGTACGCCCGATACGGTGTGTGTATACCTCTTTGTCAAAGGGAAGGTCATAGTTGATCACCAGAGAGATATCTTTGATGTCCAGTCCTCGTGAAGCGACATCGGTAGCGACCATGATACGTTTTGAACGGTTGGAGAAAAGAATGACCGCTTCATTACGTTCCCTCTGATCGAGATCGCCGTGGATGTCGATGACAGAGTGACCGCGTCTGTGCAGTTTGTCGGTCAGAGAGATCACTTCGGCTTTGGTGTTGCAGAAGACAAGAAGCGATTCGGGTTTGTAGGACTGAATGAGGGCATTGAGGGTTTTGAATTTATCTTCTGTCTCATAAACAAGTTCATTGATCTTTGCTTTTTCCTGAACGGTATCTACTTTAACGATAAGAGGCTCTTTGAGTAATTTTTTTGCCAATGTTTCTATCTTGTGAGGGAAGGTTGCCGAGAAAAGCAGTGTCTGTTTTTTCTTTGGCATATTGGAGGCTATTTTGACGATCTCATCGTAGAATCCCATATCGAGCATGCGGTCCGCTTCATCCAGCACAAGCGTGTTGATACTTTCGAGTGTGAGTGTCTCTTTGGCGAGGTGGTCCTGTATCCGTCCGGGTGTCCCTATGAGGATGTGTGCCCCTTTTGCCAAGGAATCAGCCTGTGCCCTTAGTGGAACGCCCCCGTAGAGTGTCAGAATCTTTAGATTGGGTTTGTATGCAGCGATCTTCCTTAGTTCTGCTGCGACCTGCTCGGCCAACTCCCGTGTCGGTGTGATGATGATGGTCTGCGGACGGTTTTTGCCCACATCGGTCTTAATGACAGCAGGGATACCAAAGGCAAGTGTTTTACCGGAACCTGTTTTGGACTGCGCCAGAATATCTTTCCCCTCCAGTATGGGAGAGATACTTTTCTCCTGTATCTCTGTCATCGTAGTGAAATTGAGTGTCTGTAGTGTAGCCAAAAGGCTTTCCGGTATATTTGGGATGGTATTGAACGCAGTCATAGTGTTTCCTGAAATGGGATGGTTGATTGAAATATTATAGGATAATTATTGTAATAAGAGGGTAGTGAACAGGATGCGGGCATCGGCCCGCGAAAGAGAAATTATGCTTTGGACTTTCTGTAGTCCATGATCATTTTATAGGCTTCATCTTTCAAGAGAAGCTTCTCTTTTTTCAATGTCTCAAGTTCCATGTCTGTCATGGGAATACGGCCTGCTTCAGCATCTTCTACTTTCTGGTCAAGCTCGTTGTGCTTTTCGAAGATTTTGGCAAAGTGTGCATTCTGCTGCTTAAGGTCGTGGATCTCATCTCTATATTCGTGTAACATCGTTACTCCTGATTTATGGTTTATTTGGGTGTATTTTACCCTTTTTGTGGTTTGAATACGATTAAGGGTTCCTCGATGTTCTCTTAAGTCCTGTACTCCGCATTGATCTTCACATATTCATAGCTCAGGTCACAGCCGTAAGAGGTGTAGGAGGCTTCTCCCAGACCGATATCGCAGGTGACCCTGAACTGCTCCTGTTTCATGATCCTGTAAGCCCGCTCTTCTCTTTCGGCATCCAGTTCCCTGAAGGCATCCGAGTAGATGAGCAGATCATCATAATGGATGGTAAGCTTCCTCTCGTCACAGGCAATACCGCTCGCACCGATCGTCGATGCGATGCGCCCCCAGTTGGGATCTTCGCCAAAAAGCGCCGTTTTGACAAGCAGTGAGTTGCTCAGTGCCATGGATGCTTTCTGTGCCTCTTCTACGGTGAGGGCACCTTTGACCTCGAAGGCGACCAGCTTGTTGGCACCTTCCCCGTCTTTCAGTATCATCATTGCAAGTTCAAACATGATCTGCTTCAGTGCCTCTGCGAATGCTTCTTTATTGTATGCACCGCTTCTTTTATTGGCAAGCAGCATGACCGTATCGTTGGTGGACGTGTCTCCGTCGACCGAAATACGGTTAAAAGAGTGTTCTGTCCCCTCGAGAAGCAGTTCATCCATATCCTTTTTCGGAATATCCGCATCGGTCGTGATGAAACAGAGCATGGTTGCCATGGCAGGGTTGATCATCCCCGCACCTTTACAGATGGCGGCAATAGTGAAATGTTCACCGTTGTCAAGTTCCACTCTGTAGGCCAGTTCCTTCTTGAAGCTGTCAGTGGTCATGATGGCGCGTGCCGCTTTGTCCGAGTTGGAGGCATTGAAATCGAGAGTGTCAAAGGCCGAGGTGATCTTGTCAACAGGGAGACGGTAGCCGATGACACCGGTAGAGCTCATGACAGGGTTGGTGACATTCAGTTTATTCCGGAGGGTTGACATAATGGTGTCAATATCTTCTATGCCTTTGGGGCCGGTCATGGCATTGGCATTTTTGGCATTGATCAGAACGAAGTCGGTTTGAAATCCCTGCGGGTATTTCTGAAAATGTCTGATCGGTGCGGCTTGGAAGGTATTGCGCGTAAAGACCGCCGAGATGTCACAGAGGACCTCACTTCGTATGAATGCGACATCACCCTGTTCCTTGTCAGGACGAAGCCCCGCATTGACGGCATTGCAGTAAAACCCTTGGACATTGTCAAGGCCGTTTTCCAGTGCTGTAATCGTAAAGTTTTTCATAGGTATACCTTTCCCGTAGGGTCAGTTTACCGACCACCACAAAATCATATATTTTAAAATGGTCGGTAAACCGACCTACGTATGTTTTTTGTTTAAACGTATTTGAGCTCTTCGGGTTTCTCTTTTTTACGAATGATCTTCTTGGCATGTCTGATACCGTCTTCCGTACCGATCAGAAGCAGTTTCGATTCAGGCATGATGATCGTATCACCTTTTGGCATAGGGATGAACGCCCCGTCTTTCTGCCTGATACCGATGATCGTTACATTGGCGATATCCCTGAAACGTGCCGTCTTGATCTTCTTGAGGACCAGCCAGGAGGTTTTTGAGACTTTTGCTTCCTCCATATCCAGAGGTGTATCTTTTTTGTAAAGGAACTCCTGCAGCAGGTTCTCCATATCGGGACGCGCTGCCATGGCATTGATACGTTCTGCCATCAGCTTGGTGGCTGTTACCACTTTGTCTGCA
Coding sequences:
- the acpP gene encoding acyl carrier protein; the protein is MALFDDVKEVVVEQLNVSPDEVKEDSKFVEDLGADSLDVVELVMALEEKFDIEIPDDQAEAIATVGDAIKFIENV
- a CDS encoding beta-ketoacyl-ACP synthase II; this encodes MRRVVVTGLGMVNSLGLDKESAFAAINEGKCGIKRIELFDVEAYSAQIAGEIVGFDPTTVMDAKETKKADRFIQLGLKAAAEAIEDAKLPEDVDRESFGVASASGIGGLPNIEKNSIVLSTRGPKRISPFFIPSSLVNMLGGFVSIYQNLKGPNLSSVTACAAGTHAIGEAAKSIIVGTADKMLVIGAESAICGAGVGGFAAMKALSTRNDDPQTASRPFDADRDGFVMGEGAGALVLEVYEDAVARGATIYGELIGFGESGDANHITTPTMDGPLRAMKMAYKMAGEPKVDYVNAHGTSTPINDKNETAALKELFGGKENCPPVSSTKGQIGHCLGAAGAIEAVISLMAMRDGILPPTINYTTPDENCDLDYVPNEARKADLNVVMSNSFGFGGTNGVVIFKKI
- the accA gene encoding acetyl-CoA carboxylase carboxyl transferase subunit alpha, with amino-acid sequence MATYLDFESKIEKLQEEIVSAHAIANLEAVEKYQKELEKEVEKTFGSLSDYQKLQLARHPDRPYSLDYIKLLMDDAYEIHGDRAFRDDPAILCYIGWIGGQKTMLIGEQKGRGVKNKIKRNFGMPNPEGYRKALRAVRLAEKFNIPVLMLIDTPGAYPGLGAEERGQSEAIARNLFEFAATKVPMISIVIGEGGSGGALAIGVADKLAMMRYSVFSVISPEGCSAILWNDSSKVETATKALKITPSDLLEHKLIDDVLDEPLIGAHRDKVTAAEAIKKYYLEQVAALKALPVDEMLDQRYKRLTAVGAFSE
- a CDS encoding DedA family protein, with amino-acid sequence MLHDIAATLVQYIGDMGYWGIFLLMFLESTFFPFPSEIIMIPAGYLAYKGEMNVYLVVIIGILGSVSGALFNYYLAMHFGRKFLLKYGKYFFIKEETLDKLEAFFTRHGELSTFNGRLIPGIRQLISLPAGLAKMNIVKFSLYSALGAGIWVVVLVSLGYLLGSNEELISEYLHTATIIALISVVFITLFYIIRNKRKKEILGE
- the dbpA gene encoding ATP-dependent RNA helicase DbpA gives rise to the protein MTAFNTIPNIPESLLATLQTLNFTTMTEIQEKSISPILEGKDILAQSKTGSGKTLAFGIPAVIKTDVGKNRPQTIIITPTRELAEQVAAELRKIAAYKPNLKILTLYGGVPLRAQADSLAKGAHILIGTPGRIQDHLAKETLTLESINTLVLDEADRMLDMGFYDEIVKIASNMPKKKQTLLFSATFPHKIETLAKKLLKEPLIVKVDTVQEKAKINELVYETEDKFKTLNALIQSYKPESLLVFCNTKAEVISLTDKLHRRGHSVIDIHGDLDQRERNEAVILFSNRSKRIMVATDVASRGLDIKDISLVINYDLPFDKEVYTHRIGRTGRADATGMAISFYGPRDSEKCSWITSQAQKAEAKELRVDATFKMISNFDTLCLNGGKKTKLRAGDILGTFCKEIGIENSQIGKITITDTKSYIALHHTVVDRVFKALKKVKIKKKKYVAWVL
- a CDS encoding YdcH family protein, translated to MLHEYRDEIHDLKQQNAHFAKIFEKHNELDQKVEDAEAGRIPMTDMELETLKKEKLLLKDEAYKMIMDYRKSKA
- the argJ gene encoding bifunctional glutamate N-acetyltransferase/amino-acid acetyltransferase ArgJ, giving the protein MKNFTITALENGLDNVQGFYCNAVNAGLRPDKEQGDVAFIRSEVLCDISAVFTRNTFQAAPIRHFQKYPQGFQTDFVLINAKNANAMTGPKGIEDIDTIMSTLRNKLNVTNPVMSSTGVIGYRLPVDKITSAFDTLDFNASNSDKAARAIMTTDSFKKELAYRVELDNGEHFTIAAICKGAGMINPAMATMLCFITTDADIPKKDMDELLLEGTEHSFNRISVDGDTSTNDTVMLLANKRSGAYNKEAFAEALKQIMFELAMMILKDGEGANKLVAFEVKGALTVEEAQKASMALSNSLLVKTALFGEDPNWGRIASTIGASGIACDERKLTIHYDDLLIYSDAFRELDAEREERAYRIMKQEQFRVTCDIGLGEASYTSYGCDLSYEYVKINAEYRT